A single Paraburkholderia sp. FT54 DNA region contains:
- a CDS encoding DUF979 domain-containing protein, with product MTLTITYLFWLLGVVLLVVGGMIVTDKDHPRRFTAGGFWILYALIFLIGDKLPPAVVGVLVIVMALIAGFGGVTAGKPKVLSLEARKASAARLRNKLFVPALTIPVVTVIITLSASHLVFGGMPLIEKANVTLIGFGIGCVIALAIACVITRDTVGQSMKETRRLVDALSWAAVLPQMLGMLGLVFSDAGVGKAVAHVTTAYISLDYRFIAVAVYCIGMALFTMVMGNGFAAFPVMTGGVGVPILVGVFHGNPAVMVAIGMFSGYCGTLMTPMAANFNMVPAALLELPDKNAVIKVQIPTALTLLIVNILLLNFLMFL from the coding sequence ATGACGCTCACGATTACCTATCTCTTCTGGCTGCTGGGTGTGGTGCTGCTGGTTGTCGGCGGCATGATCGTCACGGACAAGGATCACCCGCGCCGTTTCACCGCCGGCGGTTTCTGGATTCTCTACGCGCTGATCTTTCTGATCGGCGACAAGCTGCCGCCCGCCGTGGTCGGCGTGCTCGTGATCGTGATGGCGCTGATCGCCGGCTTCGGCGGTGTGACCGCAGGCAAACCGAAGGTGCTGTCGCTCGAAGCGCGCAAGGCGAGCGCCGCTCGTCTGCGTAACAAGCTGTTCGTGCCCGCGTTGACGATTCCCGTGGTCACCGTGATCATCACGCTGTCGGCGAGCCATCTGGTGTTCGGCGGCATGCCGTTGATCGAGAAGGCCAACGTCACGTTGATCGGTTTCGGCATCGGCTGCGTGATCGCACTCGCGATTGCCTGCGTGATAACGCGCGACACCGTCGGCCAGTCGATGAAGGAAACGCGCCGCCTCGTCGACGCGTTATCGTGGGCCGCCGTGCTGCCGCAGATGCTCGGCATGCTTGGCCTCGTGTTCTCGGACGCGGGCGTCGGCAAGGCCGTCGCGCACGTGACCACGGCGTACATCAGCCTCGACTACCGCTTCATCGCGGTGGCCGTGTACTGCATCGGCATGGCGCTCTTCACCATGGTGATGGGCAACGGCTTCGCCGCGTTCCCGGTGATGACAGGCGGCGTCGGCGTGCCGATTCTGGTGGGCGTGTTTCACGGCAATCCGGCGGTGATGGTCGCGATCGGCATGTTCTCCGGCTACTGCGGCACGCTGATGACGCCGATGGCCGCGAACTTCAACATGGTGCCGGCCGCGCTGCTGGAATTGCCGGACAAGAACGCGGTGATCAAGGTGCAGATACCGACTGCGCTAACCTTGTTGATCGTGAATATCTTGCTGCTGAATTTCCTGATGTTCTTGTAG
- a CDS encoding DUF969 domain-containing protein, translating into MQTTVSLWPLIGVAVIIVGFLLRFNPMLIVAVAAIITGLAAHFPPEKILAEIGTGFIKTRNIPLIILLPLAVIGLLERHGLRERAQAWIGGIKAATAGRLLIVYLLVRELTAAVGLTGLGGHPQMVRPLIAPMAEGATETRFGKISDAVRFKLRAFSAATDNVGLFFGEDIFVAFGAIVLMTTFLKEAGIIVEPIHVAVWGIPTAICAFIIHGFRLYLLDRKLERELRGNAAASNAAGASTQSAAGDKA; encoded by the coding sequence ATGCAGACAACAGTCAGTCTATGGCCGCTCATTGGCGTGGCGGTCATCATCGTCGGCTTTTTATTACGGTTCAATCCGATGCTGATCGTGGCGGTCGCCGCGATCATCACCGGCCTGGCCGCGCACTTCCCGCCTGAAAAGATTCTTGCCGAGATCGGCACCGGTTTCATCAAGACCCGCAATATCCCGTTGATCATTCTTCTGCCGCTCGCGGTGATCGGTTTGCTCGAACGGCATGGCCTGCGTGAACGCGCGCAAGCGTGGATCGGCGGCATCAAGGCCGCGACCGCGGGGCGTCTTCTGATCGTCTATCTGCTGGTACGCGAGCTGACCGCCGCGGTCGGTTTGACCGGACTCGGCGGCCATCCGCAGATGGTGCGTCCGCTGATCGCGCCGATGGCCGAAGGCGCGACCGAAACCCGCTTCGGCAAGATCAGCGACGCGGTGCGTTTCAAATTGCGCGCGTTCTCCGCGGCGACCGACAACGTGGGCCTCTTCTTCGGCGAGGACATCTTCGTCGCGTTCGGCGCGATTGTGCTGATGACCACCTTCCTGAAGGAAGCGGGGATCATCGTCGAGCCGATTCACGTGGCCGTGTGGGGCATTCCGACCGCCATCTGCGCGTTCATCATTCACGGCTTCCGCCTGTATCTGCTCGACCGCAAGCTCGAGCGCGAACTGCGCGGCAATGCCGCAGCGAGCAACGCCGCAGGGGCGTCGACGCAATCCGCCGCAGGAGACAAAGCATGA